The following nucleotide sequence is from Caldicellulosiruptor saccharolyticus DSM 8903.
TACTACCACTTATCACATATATTGTGCTTGTCTTTAAAAAGAAGGTGAAAAAAACATGAGAAGGTTGAAAATATCAGGTTTAGCACTGATGCTTTTTATAATAGCCTTAACTTTTACAGGGTGCTGGGACAGGATTGAGATAGAAGACAGGGGATACATTTTAGCTCTTGGTGTTGATAAGTATGACCCGAGTGATTTGAACAAATATGAGAGCAAAGAATACATTGAACTTGAAAGAAAGACTGAAAAAATTCCACCAGACCAGAAAAAACCAGAGATTAGAACAGACAAGAAAGGCATTGATCCCAAGACAAAACGAAAGGTAAAACCACCTCTTCCTACTAAAGAAAATCAGTATAAGTTCTCTGTTACTGTGCTTTTTCCAAATCTAAGAATGATGAGTAAGACCTCAAAAGCTGATGAGCAGATGAGATTTTTGTTTGTAAGGCCGACAAATAATGTGCTTGGTATAAGAAACTACCTTGAAAGGGATATAAACAAAAGACTTTATTATGGGTATCTTAAGGTTGTTGTGTTAGGAAGGGATTTGGTGGCTGACCCGGGCCTTGTAAAAGAAGTTTTGGACTCATTGAATAGAGACAAAGACATTCCACAAAATACCTTTTTGTATGTTTCAGAGACAACTGCGAGAGACACTTTAAATACAATGCCTCTTGTTCAGCCTGTGACGGGAATTCACCTTTTTGAGATTTCAAAAAACGCAACAGTATATGGGAGGATTATAGAAACACCTCTCAGTGAAGTTATAAACAATTTTATAAATTCAAAATGTGCTGTTATCTCAAGAGTAGAGCCGGGAATTGAGACATTGAGAATAGCTGGTGCGGCAGTTTTGAAAAACTATAGGTTTGTTGGATGGCTTGATGAAAAGCAACTCATAGTTTACAAACTTTTGATGGGCAAGGCAAAGCATACATTGATTGATGAATTAAAATACAAGTCCACATATGTTCCATTTATCACAACAGAGGTCCAGACTAAAAAGAAGTTAGAAGACAAGAATGGTAGAATAAAGGTTATATACAATCTCCGAATTGAAGGTGAAGTAAACCAGTTTGTTTTTCAAAGTGGTTATAAAGTTTTAGAAGATCCTATGAGAAGCTATATACAAAGTCAGCTTGAAAAAATCATCAAACAAAAGGCAAACGAAGTTGTAAATCTTTTAAAATACAAATATGATGCTGATATCTTGGGTGTTGGGAACTTTATTTCAAAAAGAAAGCCAGAAAGCTGGGAAAGACTTAAGAAAAACTGGGATGATGAATTTAAAAAGGTTGAGATAGTAGTTGTGCCAGATGTAAGATTGAGAAGAAGTGGTACCATTTATTGAAGTGAAGATAGACATGTATAAAACTACTCTTTTGTGGCAATGCTAAAAAAAGAAAGGTTAAATCAAGGAGAGAAAAAATGACGCTAAGTAGAAAGAAAATTCAAGAATATCTCTTTGCAGCTTTGCTTTCTCTGCTGTGTTTTGTTTTTGCTTATTGGTACTTGAGCTTTAGAGAACTTAATAATCTTCAAAATGAGTTGGCAAACCAAGTTATAAGGCTTCATATTCTTGCAAACAGCAACTCAAAAAAAGACCAAGATTTGAAGATATATGTAAGAGACAAGCTACTTGCTTATCTTTCTTACAAAGTGGACTACTCAAAGGGCAAGAGTTATATATTAAGACAAATCGCAGAGCAAAGGCCTCAAATAGAAAGATACTTACAGCAGCAAATAGCTCAAAAAGGGTATAACTACAGCATAAAAGTAGCCATACAAAAAGATTTGTTCCCAAACAGAATCTACAATGGCTTTTTGTTTCCCTCTGGGGTTTATGACGCAGTGAAGGTATTTATAGGAGAAGGTGGTGGAAAGAATTGGTGGTGTGTAATATTCCCTCCGCTTTGTATTGTTGACGAGGCAAAACTTGAGCTTCCTGATGAAGCAAAAAAGGAGCTTAAGAAATCACTTACAAAAAAAGAGTATATGATTGCTACAAACTACAGCAGCATTGATAAGATGCCTGTAAAGCTGAAGCTTAAAATATATGAAATACTAAAGACAAAGTTTTACAAAGAGGCATGGTTTAAAAGAGTGTTCAAGAATATATAAAATGTAAAAAAGCTCTTTTATTTCCCTTGTGAAATAAAAGAGCTTTTTATTTTTTTGAAAGATTTGAAGAGTAGGTATTCAAAAATTATTATCTTTTTTGATATACTTAATATCGTAAACACTAATTTGATAACAGGAGGATATGGAATGAATCTCAAGGAAAAATTTAGACACGTTTTGAATTTTCCAAAAGAGGGTATAGATTTTATTGATATAACAACAGTTTTGCAGGACAAGGACGCATTCAAGTATGCAATTGACTCCTTAGTTAACTTGGTAAAAGACCTTGACTTTGACCTTATTGTTGGTCCTGAATCAAGAGGTTTTATCTTCGGCGCACCAGTTGCATATGTATTGAACAAAGGCCTTGTACTGGTCAGAAAAAAAGGAAAACTTCCATACAAAACTGTATCTGTTGAGTATGAACTTGAATATGGCAAAGACATACTTGAGATGCACATTGACGCAATACAGCCAGGGCAAAAGGTTGTCATAATAGATGACCTTTTAGCAACAGGGGGTACAACACTTTCTAATATAAAGCTTGTTGAAAAGCTTGGTGGCAAGGTTGTCGGTATTGCATACCTTGTTGAACTTACCTATTTGAACGGAAGAGAAAATTTAAAAGGATATGACGTGAGGTCTGTTGTTCAGTTTGAATCTTCACTGATTTAAAAATTAAAGCCAAAAAAGTGGGCCAAAAATTAAAGTGGTCCATCGAGGTGGAATGGAATTTGAGTGACAAATTTGAACAGCTAATAGAAAAGGTGAAAAAGTACGCAACAGAGGAAGATGTCAATCTAATTAAAAAGGCATATGAATTTGCAAAAAAATATCATGACGGACAAGAAAGAAGCTCTGGTGAACCATATATAGTACATCCTTTAGAGGTTGCTTTGATTTTAGCTGACCTTGAGCTTGACATTGCTTCAATTGTTGCAGGACTATTGCACGATGTCGTAGAGGATACCTCTGCTTCACCTCAAGAAATCGAACAAGAGTTTGGTGGCGAAATTGCATCTTTGGTTGATGGTGTTACAAAACTTGGAAAGCTTGAGTTTACAAGCAAGCTTGAGCAGCAGGCGGAGAACTATCGTAAGATGCTTATTGCAATGGCAAAGGATATAAGAGTGATTTTGATTAAACTTGCTGACAGGCTTCATAATATGAGGACGTTGAAATACCTTCCACCAGAAAAACAGCGCCAAAAAGCACAAGAGACAATTGACATCTATGCACCGCTTGCACACAGACTCGGAATTTCAAAGATAAAATGGGAGCTTGAGGACTTAGCTCTTCGCTATCTTGACCCAGAAGGCTATTATGACCTTGTTGAAAAGATTGCTAAAAAGAGGGTTGAAAGAGAGGAGTATATCCAGAGGATTATTAATCTTATATCAGAAAAACTCAAAGAAGCAAACATTGAGGTTGGTCAGATAGATGGAAGGCCAAAACATTTTTATAGTATCTACAGAAAAATGAAACAGCAGGGAAAGACCTTGGAAGAGATTTACGACTTATTCGCTATAAGAATTATTGTGAATTCTGTAAAAGATTGCTATGGAGTTCTTGGTATAATCCATACATTGTTTAAGCCAATGCCGGGGCGGTTTAAAGATTATATTGCAATGCCAAAGCCAAACATGTATCAGTCCCTTCACACAACAGTGATAGGTCCTGAAGGAGAGCCGTTTGAGGTACAGATTAGGACTTTTGACATGCACAGAACAGCAGAATATGGAATTGCTGCACACTGGAAGTATAAAGAGGGGAGAATAAAGTCTACTGATGAGGATGAGAAATTTGCATGGCTCAGAGAACTTTTGGAATGGCAAAAAGAACTAAAAGATGCAAAAGAGTTCATGGAGTCTTTAAAGATAAACCTCTTCTCTGATGAGGTATTTGTGTTTACACCAAAAGGCGATGTTATAAGCCTGCCACAGGGTTCAACTCCCATTGACTTTGCATATGCAATCCACAGCGAGATAGGAAATAAAATGGCAGGAGCTAAAGTCAATGGCAAGCTTGTTCCAATTGACTATGAACTCAAAAATGGTGATATTGTTGAGATTATTACATCCCCCAATGTACACGGGCCAAGCCAGGACTGGCTCAAGATAGTAAAAAGCCCTCAGGCAAAGAGCAAAATCAATGCATGGTTCAAAAAAGAAAGGAAAGAAGAGAATATCCAAAAAGGAAAGGACATTTTAGAGAAGGAAATCAAGAAAATGAATCTTCCATTGCAATATGCCTTTAAGGAAGATGTCTTGCAGGCAGTTTCACAGCGCTACGGATACAGAACACCTGAAGACATGCTTGCAGCACTTGGCTATGGCGGGATTACAGTTGGAAAGATTGCCCTGAGGATCAAAGAAGAGATAAAAAAGTATCTCAAAGATGATACAGATAAGGAAATTTTGACTGAAAAGCCAAAACCAGCAAAAGCCTCTTCTAACAATGGTATTTTGGTAAAAGGTGTTGAAAATGTACTTGTGAGGTTTGCTAAATGCTGCAATCCTGTACCGGGTGATGAGGTGATAGGGTATATAACAAGGGGGAGAGGCGTTTCAATCCACAGGCGTGACTGTCCGAATGTTGAGCAGTATTTAAAAGAGCCTGAGCGAATAGTCGAGGCTGAGTGGCATGTGACAAAGGACGCAAAGTTTGACGCACAGATTCATGTTTTGGCAAACGACAGAACAGGTATTTTGATGGATATAACAAACCTATTGGGTGAGAACAAGATTTCAGTAAAAGCAATTCAGGGAAGAACAACGCGCGACAGAATAGCAAATATCAATTTAACTGTTGAGATAAGCTCAACCGAGCAGCTTGAAAAGATTATAAGAAAACTTAGAAAAATTGACAGTGTATTTGATGTTCAGCGTGTAAAAGGAGGCTAAAGCGTTTTGAGAGCAGTTGTACAAAGGGTAAAAAGAGCATCTGTTGCTGTTGATGGAAATGCAGTTGGAGAGATTGACAAAGGACTTTGTATATTGCTTGGGGTTGCAAACGATGATACAGAAGAAGATGCCAACTATCTTTGCGAGAAGATTGTAAATCTTAGGATATTTGAGGATGAAACATCTAAATTTAATCTATCATTAAAAGACATAGATGGAGAAGTTTTGGTGGTCTCAAACTTTACAGTCATGGGTGACGCAAGAAAAGGAAGACGGCCAAACTTTATGTTTGCAGCTGACAAAGAAAAGGCAGAAAGGCTTTATAACTATTTTGTAGAAAGGCTAAAAGGATTGGCAAAGAAGGTTGAGTGCGGAATTTTTCAGGCACATATGGAAGTTGAGATTGTAAATGACGGTCCTGTTACAATTCTTCTTGACAGCAAAAAAGTTTTTTAAATTTATCTTTTTGTTTTCTTATAAAGTAGAGGGGGTAAAGAATTTAAATGTTTTTTAAATGTATTGAGGTTGGAGATATTCTGACAAACTGCTATATCTTTGGGGAGAAGGAAGTTGTGATAATTGACCCAGGGGATGATGCAACAAAGATTGAAAATGTAATTGTGGAGAATAAACTTGTGCCATGTGCCATACTTCTTACACATGGTCATTTTGACCATATTTTGGGCTGTCATTATCTTAAGCAAAGATTCAAGCTGCCAATTTATGCACATGAAAATGAAAAAGAAATATTGCTAAATCCTGCGTATAATCTCTCATATATTGTTGGCTGTGAGGTAACAATAAACTGTGATGAGTATTTTAAAGATGGTGATGTACTTGAGTTTGGAGATTTGAATTTTAAGGTAATTCACACACCAGGGCACACACCGGGATCAAGCTGCTTTTTGTACGGTGGTGATATTCTTTTTTCAGGCGACACGCTTTTTAAAGACTCTTATGGCAGGTGCGACCTTCCACTTGGAGATGAAAAACAAATTTTTGAGTCTATAAAAAATAAACTTTTGACTTTGTCAAAGAGCACAAAAGTTTATCCAGGTCATGGAATTCCTACTACAATAGGTGATGAGTTAAAAAATTTTTGAGGTAAATAGGTAAAGAAACTTATAGCAATAAGCAAGCTATAAGTTTTTTATTTTATGTTTTTTAGATTTTTTGTAAAAAGGGGTAAGCTTGAGTTGAGGATTACATACTGTTCAAATAGCCAAAAATTTTTATACGATTTTCAGCATATAATCAGAGCATTTTACCCAGGCGCTGAACTTATGTTTGGCAATGGTGGAGATATTCATTTTGAGGCACATTTTGATGGCTTTAATGTTAGGATACAAGCAGAGATGGAAAATAAAGAAATTGTAGTAAAAAACTTTATACTCACAGACGATGACCATGAGTCAAAGAGGATATTTGGCCGAAATCTTTATGACATTTTAAAGACTTTGACTGGTAAGGAACTTCCATGGGGTATTTTGACAGGGATAAGACCCACTAAAATAGTATATCCGCTTGTGGAGTCAAATCTTCCAGATAAAGAAGCCTCAGAATATTTGCAAAGGGAATACTATATTTCAAAGAAAAAAAGCCATTTTCTTCTTGAAGTTGCTAAAAATGAAACCAATATTTTGAATAGAGTAGATTCTTCTGCTGCTTGTTTGTACATTGGGATACCTATCTGTCCAACAAAGTGTTTATATTGTTCATTTTCTTGCCATGAACTGACCAAAAGAATAGAATCGCTTTTAAGCCTTTACACTCAAGCACTTTTGACAGAGCTTGAAAAAACTTATAAGCTAATTGAGGAAAATAAAAACAAGATTGTTGCTATCTATTTTGGCGGGGGAAGTCCGGCTGTCATAGGCGTTCAGAATATAAAAAGAATTTTTGAGAGCTTGTTTGCCAATTTGGATGTAAAAGATATTCGTGAGACCACATTTGAGGCAGGAAGACCAGATACTATTAATCGCGAGCTTTTGGAACTTTTGGCTCTTTATAAAAAGGACTTTAACATAAGGCTTTGCATTAACCCACAGACATCAAATGACCAAACATTAAAGATAATCGGCCGAAATCATACATTTGATGACATTAAAAAGGCATTTGAACTTGCAAAAGAATACGGCTTTGAAAATATAAACAGTGATGTGATTTTAGGTCTTCCAAACGAAATAGAGGAGGACTTCAAAAAGACAATTTACGATGTATTAAACTTAGGGCCTGCTTCTATTACAGTTCATACACTCTCAATAAAAAGGGCAAGTTTACTGAGGTTTAAGTGGCAGAACTATCGGTTCATGGACGAACATACAGTAAACAGCCTTCTTGATTGGGCAAGAGCAATTTTAAAAGAAAGGGGATATATTCCATACTATATGTATAGACAAAAGAATATGATAGGGAACTTTGAAAACGTAGGGTATTCAAAGAAAGGTTTTGAAGGTCTTTACAATGTAATGATAATGCAAGAAAAGCACAATATCTATGCCTGTGGTGCAAAAGCTGTTTCAAAATTCATATTTGAAAATGACAGGATTGAAAGAATGTTCAATCCTGCTGATATACAGATTTACATTTCACGAATTTTAAATATTGAAAAGCTTTAAAGGAGGGACAACCATTTTTGCGCTACTTACAACTTCTTGAAAGCTGTACAATTTGTCCTCGTGAATGTAGGGCAAATAGACTTAAAGGTGAGACTGGATTTTGCGAAATTGCAGGTGGGATTAAGGTTTCCAAAGCATTTTTGCATTTTTGGGAAGAGCCATGCATCTCTGGTAAAAACGGTTCTGGCACTGTATTTTTCTCAGGATGTAATATGGGTTGTGTGTTTTGCCAAAACTATGAAATTAGCCAAAAGAGGTTTGGTGTGTATATAGATGTGGAAAAACTTGCAATGATATTTTTGAGTCTGCAGGCAAAAGGTGCTCACAATATAAATCTTGTAACCCCCACAATCTATGTTCCATATATAATTGAGGCGCTTGAAATTGCAAAAAGAAAAGGGCTTTCTATTCCAGTTGTTTACAATACATCAGCCTATGAAAAACCAGAGACAATAGAACTTTTGAGAGGATATGTAGATATATTTTTGCCAGACCTCAAATATTTTGATGATGAAACAGCCAAAAAATACTCAAACGCACCTTTGTATTTTGAATATGCTACAAAGTCAATCCTAAAAATGTATGAGATTGTTGGAGATGTGAAGATTGAAAATGGTATAATGAAAAAAGGTGTGATAATTCGTCACTTGGTTTTGCCAATGCACACAAACGACTCAATAAAGGTGCTTAGCTGGATAAAGGATAATCTAAAAGGGAAGGTTCTTTTGAGCCTTATGAGCCAGTACTATCCAATGTACAGGGCAGGTGAGTACAAGGAGATTTCAAGAAGGCTTACAAAAAGGGAGTATCAAAAGGTTGTAAACTTTGTGTTAGAAAATGGCCTTGACTATGGATATATTCAGGACTTAGATTCTGCAACAGACAAATACACTCCTGATTTTGATTTGGAAGGAATATAAATACGAAAGAAAGGATGGCTGCAAAACTATGATAAAAACCTTAATAGTGTTCGGTACAAGACCAGAGGCAATCAAGATGGCACCTTTGATAAAAGAGCTTCAAAGTGATTCACACTTTGAGGTTCGGATTTGTGTCACAGCCCAGCATAGGCAGATGCTTGATCAGGTTTTGGATATATTTAAAATAAACCCGGATTATGATTTGAACATTATGAAACAAAATCAGAGCCTTTATTCTCTAACAGCTGATGTAATAATAAAGTTTGAAGAGGTTTTAAAAAAAGAAAAGCCAGACATTGTTTTGGTGCATGGTGACACAACTACAACCTTTGCATCAGCTTTATCCTCATTTTATTTTAAAACAAAGGTTGGACATGTTGAAGCAGGGCTTAGAACTTATAATAAATTTTCACCTTTTCCAGAGGAAATGAACAGAAAGCTCACAGCAGTGCTTTGCGATATTCACTTTGCCCCAACAAGAAGAGCTAAGCTAAATTTGCTAAACGAAGGTGTTGAGGAAAAGGATATTTTTGTAACAGGAAATACAGTTATTGATACTTTGAAATATACCGTAAAGCAAAACTATAAGTTTAGAGAGCCAATTCTAAATGAGATTGATTATACAAAAAGAATAATCACTCTTACTGCTCACAGGCGTGAGAATTTTGGGAAACCGCTTGAGAACATATTTGAAGCAGTCTTGTGCCTGGCAGACTCTTTTGATGACATTCTTTTTGTATATCCTGTGCATCTGAACCCTAATGTGAAAGATGTTGCAGAAAGAGTTTTGAAAGGTCATCCAAGAATCATCTTGACAGGTCCCATTGATGTTGATGATATGCATAATCTCATGGCAAGAAGTTACTTGGTCTTGACAGACTCTGGCGGTCTTCAGGAAGAGGCGCCTTCATTGGGAAAACCTGTTGTTGTTTTGAGGGATACAACAGAAAGGCCGGAAGCAGTTTTAGCAAACACAGTAAAGGTTGCTGGTACAGATAAAGAGAGGATAATTGAAATAGTGGAAAAGCTTCTGACTGACAAAGAAGAGTACTCTAAAATGGCTCATGCAGTAAATCCTTATGGTGATGGATTTGCGTCAAGGAGAATAAAGGATGCACTTTTATACTATTTCGGTTACAAGAAAGAAACGCCAGAAGAGTTTAAAGGAAGTGACATGTACGTGCAGAAACTTTACAGAAGGGTTTTAAAAGCCGATTAATAAGTTATGAAAGAAAGTTATTGAAGATTTATTTGCAAGGTGGGATTATTAATGTACAACATAATGAAAAAACTGATTGCTATTTTGTGTATTGTGGGAATTTTGACACCTAATTTTAATTTACAAGGTTATTCCCAGACCTTGAGTTCTTCATTAAGCTTGACAGTTGTACGTGATAGCAATGGCGTTTATAAAATAACAAAAAATTCAATTTCAATCAAATGGAGTGCGGTTGAAGAAGCAACTTATTATACAGTTGAAGCTGCTTATTCAACCAGCCGAATAGATTTTTCAACTGTAACTACCAATACATATTGTGATATAACTGGACTTGCCCCAGCAACCCTCTATAAGATAACGGTGTCTGCAAAAGATCAAAATGACAAGGTTATAACTTCCCAATCAATTTATGTTATTACAGAGTTTAAACTCTCTGCCCAACCAGAGCCAGACCCTGTAAAAGAGGAGGATATTCCGCTTGGGTCAGGCGGAGAACACCCAAAGCTTATTATATATTTTAACAAAATAGACATTTCGCCCGATTTTCAAGATGATGTAGGATTTAGAGGCTATAATATCTTTGTTGGAAAAAGCCAAACAGCCTCAGATGCTAATCAGTATTTTGTTGATAGTACTACGAATGAAGTATATAAATATCAAGGGGATGTAAATACTACTATTCCGATAAGGCTTGTAAAAGATGGGCAGGAGCAATTTGCTTCAGAAGATAGAGGAATAGTGAGCTTAACTGTATATGATAAATACGATGGAATTGACACACCAGAGCTTTATCCTGGTACAATGTACTACATTACTATGAATCCCAAATTAGACAACACAGCTGTTATATACAAGCCACTTAGCAATATATCTAGTCCTACTTTGATGCAAGTAAGTGCTGCAAAGATAGGCGAGATTGAAAAGGACGGAAAGATTTTGGCTTTGGTAAGAGTGCAGTGGCGTGGTGTTGATCCCGGCAATTATAAGCAAGATGAGATAAAGTATCAGGCTTATTATGCGACAAGTGCAAATGAACTTCCAAGAGATAACCTTCCTCCTCAGAATATCTTTGCAACAACTTCGTATTATCAAAATGAGGCTTATATACCAGGTCTTTCTATGACAACAAAGTACTATTACATACGAGTTGAGGCAGTCTTTGCAGATGGAACAAGAATTCCGTCTGCTTTGATAAAGGTTTCAGTTACTGAGCTCACTGACATTCCACCAACACCCAGGAATTGTCAAGCTGAGAAACTATCACAAACCGAAATTAAGGTTTCATTCGACAAACCTGTTTCAGATGATGTGTATTACAGGTATCAGATTTGGTATTCAACTCAGTACGATGATGTATTAGATGCTAATAATAATCCCACTGTGTACAAGCTTGTATATCCATCCGAGAGCTATAATCCTAATATAGATGGATTTGTTTCAAGTGATTTTATAAAAGATGGAACAAGATATAGCTATATTATCAAAAACCTAAATCCCAACACAGTTTACTATTTTAAGATAAGAATAATAAATATTGCTGACCCAGACAATCCAAAGAAATCTGATTTTTCCCTTGTGTTTGTGGGTACAACAGAAACAATACCAACCTTATTAGTTCCTCCAATTGACGACAACTTTGTAACAAAGATAGACTCAGATACCGACAAAATTGTAATCTATACGTATCAAGATAATCTATTAAAAGAAGTACATGACAAGGTATATGAATATGTAAAAAACAGTGTAGTATTTACAAATTATCAAAATGTTCAAGAGTCTGTGTATTATCAAGTATATGTTTGTGAGTCTATTTGGGATGAAAACAAAGTGGTTGTACACTTTGAGCTTTCAAGTGATGACCTCAAGAGCCAAAATCGAATTGAGATAAACAATTTAAAACCAAATACCATTTACTACATCAGATTTAAAGTAAGAGTTTTGCTTCTTGATAAAAATTATTTTTCAGATTTTAGCAAGGCTTATGTAGTTACAACAAAACCTCAACCGGTGCCTCCAACCATTTCAAGACCAGAGATTCCCAAAAACTTTATGATAGCACCAGAAGATGAAGCTTTGACCCAGGTTTCTGTAAAGCTGAGGTGGGATACAAAACAAAATCAGTCTTATGTAATTCTTCAGACGTTTAGACCTTTAGAGGACAATAGTTTGAGCTTGGATGATACAATTAGGTATTTTACAAATACTTTAAAACAAAGAGTTGAAATTTATTCGCAGAGCCAATCAGGGGGTTTTGTGTTAGAAAAGGTGGTATATGACCCGAATTATCCTAATGCTCCGGTTGGTGCAAAGGTGTATAAATATGTTACATCACCTTGTGTTTTTAATAACCTTGCTCCAAATACGCTTTATTATTTCTCAATCAAGGCAATAGAAAATGGCTTAGAGTCTTACTGGGGAAGCATAGCCATTACAACATCGCCTATAGAAAAGCCTGAAAATTTAATCATTTTATCAAGAGACTCAAGTGGTCATGGTTTAACAGTCCAGTGGCAGGGAAGTCAAGCTTATGGTTATCAGATTTTTGTAAAAACAGAGAGCGATACTGGTTTTACTTTAGTGTACTCTGGCAATATAACTCCTTCTTCCATAATTGACTCAAGAACAGCTCTTTTTAAATACTATATCGGAAATCTTAAGTCAAATACTCTTTATTACATCAGAGTAAGAAGTATTCATATCCCTACAGGCAAGGTTTCTTTGTTTGCTGAAATTTTGGGAAGAACACTATTTAATCAAAGTGACTTTGACCAAGATCAGAAAAAAATTAAAGAACAAGAGGAGAACAGAATAAGAGAAATTCAAAGCCAAAAACAGACTACAGTAGTTTTAGAAAATAGCTCTGATAGATATTTTCTCTATATAATTGACCAAAATGCTTTAGATGAGATAGAAAGATCAAATAGCAGTGAATTTATTATTGACTTGACAAAGGCACTGTATAGTAATGCAAAAGGACAGGTCCAATTTTCATACAGAGTGGCTGACAAGCTTGAAAAGATGCAAAAAACTCTTGTGATAAAGTACAGGAATATAACAATAAAAGTACCAGCAGGTGCTCTGAATGTTCCTGAAGTTGAGATGCTTTCTAAAAGATATAACATTGATAAAGG
It contains:
- a CDS encoding coproporphyrinogen III oxidase, with the translated sequence MRITYCSNSQKFLYDFQHIIRAFYPGAELMFGNGGDIHFEAHFDGFNVRIQAEMENKEIVVKNFILTDDDHESKRIFGRNLYDILKTLTGKELPWGILTGIRPTKIVYPLVESNLPDKEASEYLQREYYISKKKSHFLLEVAKNETNILNRVDSSAACLYIGIPICPTKCLYCSFSCHELTKRIESLLSLYTQALLTELEKTYKLIEENKNKIVAIYFGGGSPAVIGVQNIKRIFESLFANLDVKDIRETTFEAGRPDTINRELLELLALYKKDFNIRLCINPQTSNDQTLKIIGRNHTFDDIKKAFELAKEYGFENINSDVILGLPNEIEEDFKKTIYDVLNLGPASITVHTLSIKRASLLRFKWQNYRFMDEHTVNSLLDWARAILKERGYIPYYMYRQKNMIGNFENVGYSKKGFEGLYNVMIMQEKHNIYACGAKAVSKFIFENDRIERMFNPADIQIYISRILNIEKL
- a CDS encoding MBL fold metallo-hydrolase, translated to MFFKCIEVGDILTNCYIFGEKEVVIIDPGDDATKIENVIVENKLVPCAILLTHGHFDHILGCHYLKQRFKLPIYAHENEKEILLNPAYNLSYIVGCEVTINCDEYFKDGDVLEFGDLNFKVIHTPGHTPGSSCFLYGGDILFSGDTLFKDSYGRCDLPLGDEKQIFESIKNKLLTLSKSTKVYPGHGIPTTIGDELKNF
- a CDS encoding stage II sporulation protein R, coding for MTLSRKKIQEYLFAALLSLLCFVFAYWYLSFRELNNLQNELANQVIRLHILANSNSKKDQDLKIYVRDKLLAYLSYKVDYSKGKSYILRQIAEQRPQIERYLQQQIAQKGYNYSIKVAIQKDLFPNRIYNGFLFPSGVYDAVKVFIGEGGGKNWWCVIFPPLCIVDEAKLELPDEAKKELKKSLTKKEYMIATNYSSIDKMPVKLKLKIYEILKTKFYKEAWFKRVFKNI
- a CDS encoding RelA/SpoT family protein, which produces MEWNLSDKFEQLIEKVKKYATEEDVNLIKKAYEFAKKYHDGQERSSGEPYIVHPLEVALILADLELDIASIVAGLLHDVVEDTSASPQEIEQEFGGEIASLVDGVTKLGKLEFTSKLEQQAENYRKMLIAMAKDIRVILIKLADRLHNMRTLKYLPPEKQRQKAQETIDIYAPLAHRLGISKIKWELEDLALRYLDPEGYYDLVEKIAKKRVEREEYIQRIINLISEKLKEANIEVGQIDGRPKHFYSIYRKMKQQGKTLEEIYDLFAIRIIVNSVKDCYGVLGIIHTLFKPMPGRFKDYIAMPKPNMYQSLHTTVIGPEGEPFEVQIRTFDMHRTAEYGIAAHWKYKEGRIKSTDEDEKFAWLRELLEWQKELKDAKEFMESLKINLFSDEVFVFTPKGDVISLPQGSTPIDFAYAIHSEIGNKMAGAKVNGKLVPIDYELKNGDIVEIITSPNVHGPSQDWLKIVKSPQAKSKINAWFKKERKEENIQKGKDILEKEIKKMNLPLQYAFKEDVLQAVSQRYGYRTPEDMLAALGYGGITVGKIALRIKEEIKKYLKDDTDKEILTEKPKPAKASSNNGILVKGVENVLVRFAKCCNPVPGDEVIGYITRGRGVSIHRRDCPNVEQYLKEPERIVEAEWHVTKDAKFDAQIHVLANDRTGILMDITNLLGENKISVKAIQGRTTRDRIANINLTVEISSTEQLEKIIRKLRKIDSVFDVQRVKGG
- a CDS encoding radical SAM protein, producing MRYLQLLESCTICPRECRANRLKGETGFCEIAGGIKVSKAFLHFWEEPCISGKNGSGTVFFSGCNMGCVFCQNYEISQKRFGVYIDVEKLAMIFLSLQAKGAHNINLVTPTIYVPYIIEALEIAKRKGLSIPVVYNTSAYEKPETIELLRGYVDIFLPDLKYFDDETAKKYSNAPLYFEYATKSILKMYEIVGDVKIENGIMKKGVIIRHLVLPMHTNDSIKVLSWIKDNLKGKVLLSLMSQYYPMYRAGEYKEISRRLTKREYQKVVNFVLENGLDYGYIQDLDSATDKYTPDFDLEGI
- a CDS encoding adenine phosphoribosyltransferase, with translation MNLKEKFRHVLNFPKEGIDFIDITTVLQDKDAFKYAIDSLVNLVKDLDFDLIVGPESRGFIFGAPVAYVLNKGLVLVRKKGKLPYKTVSVEYELEYGKDILEMHIDAIQPGQKVVIIDDLLATGGTTLSNIKLVEKLGGKVVGIAYLVELTYLNGRENLKGYDVRSVVQFESSLI
- the dtd gene encoding D-aminoacyl-tRNA deacylase — its product is MRAVVQRVKRASVAVDGNAVGEIDKGLCILLGVANDDTEEDANYLCEKIVNLRIFEDETSKFNLSLKDIDGEVLVVSNFTVMGDARKGRRPNFMFAADKEKAERLYNYFVERLKGLAKKVECGIFQAHMEVEIVNDGPVTILLDSKKVF
- a CDS encoding Ger(x)C family spore germination protein, whose protein sequence is MRRLKISGLALMLFIIALTFTGCWDRIEIEDRGYILALGVDKYDPSDLNKYESKEYIELERKTEKIPPDQKKPEIRTDKKGIDPKTKRKVKPPLPTKENQYKFSVTVLFPNLRMMSKTSKADEQMRFLFVRPTNNVLGIRNYLERDINKRLYYGYLKVVVLGRDLVADPGLVKEVLDSLNRDKDIPQNTFLYVSETTARDTLNTMPLVQPVTGIHLFEISKNATVYGRIIETPLSEVINNFINSKCAVISRVEPGIETLRIAGAAVLKNYRFVGWLDEKQLIVYKLLMGKAKHTLIDELKYKSTYVPFITTEVQTKKKLEDKNGRIKVIYNLRIEGEVNQFVFQSGYKVLEDPMRSYIQSQLEKIIKQKANEVVNLLKYKYDADILGVGNFISKRKPESWERLKKNWDDEFKKVEIVVVPDVRLRRSGTIY